The following proteins come from a genomic window of Nicotiana tomentosiformis chromosome 12, ASM39032v3, whole genome shotgun sequence:
- the LOC138902911 gene encoding uncharacterized protein: protein MIFGGNEINGITFSAAKKIKVSVTHSKRLWEPPKTTSPLWKKMPMKFNQHHSMESAGTSQTNWKHHSGKRDPLRVQLSEISKDIACDNEPQFIGSKVTKFLEELKTKRITSSPYHPSANGQAESTNKVIIQNLKKRLEAAKGKWPEELLGVLWAYRTTAKSSTGETPFSFVYGAEALIPVKVVELTLRYFRMDNESNNDAMLVNLELLDKHRDLAHIRIVAQKQRLERYYNRRANLRYFKVGDLVLRKVTQNTRELNAGKLGPMWEGPYRV from the exons atgatttttggggGGAACGAGATCAATGGTATAACCTTCTCGGCAGCCAAAAAGATAAAGGTATCAGTGACTCATAGCAAGAGACTCTGGGAGCCGCCGAAGACGACATCACCTTTATGGAAGAAGATGCCGAT GAAGTTTAAccaacatcattcaatggagagtgctggaaCAAGCCAAACTAACTGGAAGCATCATTCTGGCAAAAGAGATCCTCTCAGGGTTCAACTTAGCGA AATATCGAAAGATATTGCTTGTGACAATGAACCACAGTTCATAGGATCCAAAGTAACAAAATTTCTTGAAGAACTGAAAACTAAAAGAATTACATCTTCACCATACCATCCGAGTGCAAATGGGCAAGCGGAATCAACCAATAAggtaattattcaaaacctcaaaaagaggttggagGCAGCCAAAGGCAAGTGGCCTGAAGAGTTACTGGGAGTGCTATGGGCATATCGGACGACAGCCAAGTCAAGCACTGGGGAGACACCCTTCTCTTTCGTATATGGTGCAGAAGCTTTGATCCCGGTGAAAGTAGTAGAACTGACCTTGCGGTACTTCAGAATGGATAATGAATCAAATAACGATGCAATGCTGGTCAACCTAGAGCTGCTTGATAAACACAGGGACTTGGCGCACATAAGAATAGTGGCTCAAAAACAAAGGTTGGAAAGATACTATAACCGGAGGGCCAATCTCCGCTACTttaaagtgggagacttggttttgaGGAAAGTGACTCAgaatacccgggagctcaacgcaGGAAAGTTGGGTCCTATGTGGGAAGGCCCCTATCGGGTTTAA